One Candidatus Paceibacterota bacterium DNA window includes the following coding sequences:
- the rplC gene encoding 50S ribosomal protein L3, giving the protein MKFILGKKLGMSQIFDEEGKVIPVTLIEAGPCYITQIKTNEKDRYWAVQVGFVKKKKPKKTEKGKEFRYLKEFKIDEKSEMKQGDEINVSVFEEGDKVKVSSTSKGKGFQGGVKRWGFSGRPATHGTKHEQRSLGSTGTSFPERVIKGRKMPGRMGGERKTIKNLKVVKIDKENNLLAVKGAIAGASGGLLEIKG; this is encoded by the coding sequence ATGAAATTCATTTTAGGAAAAAAACTGGGAATGTCGCAGATTTTCGACGAAGAAGGAAAAGTTATTCCGGTCACCCTGATTGAGGCCGGTCCCTGCTATATCACCCAAATAAAGACGAATGAAAAAGACAGATATTGGGCTGTTCAGGTTGGCTTTGTTAAAAAAAAGAAACCTAAGAAAACAGAAAAAGGAAAAGAATTCAGATATTTAAAAGAGTTTAAGATTGATGAAAAGAGCGAGATGAAACAGGGAGATGAAATAAATGTTTCTGTTTTTGAAGAGGGGGACAAAGTTAAAGTTTCCAGCACTTCCAAAGGAAAGGGTTTTCAGGGAGGAGTGAAAAGGTGGGGATTTTCCGGGCGTCCGGCTACCCACGGCACAAAACATGAACAGAGAAGTTTGGGCTCTACGGGAACCTCTTTCCCAGAAAGGGTAATCAAAGGCAGAAAGATGCCTGGCCGAATGGGTGGAGAAAGGAAAACCATCAAGAATTTGAAAGTTGTTAAAATTGATAAAGAGAACAATTTATTGGCGGTTAAGGGAGCGATTGCCGGAGCATCAGGAGGATTATTGGAAATTAAAGGATAA
- the rpsJ gene encoding 30S ribosomal protein S10 — protein MPKKKITEVEEEAKSKIRIKLRAFDHKVIDSSARQIIEVALRYGVQTLGPVPLPTEIQKQTVNRSSFVHKDAREQFELRVHKRLIDILNPGQKVIDALINLNLPAGVDIEIKM, from the coding sequence ATGCCAAAAAAGAAAATAACTGAAGTTGAAGAAGAAGCTAAATCCAAGATAAGGATAAAACTGAGGGCTTTCGATCATAAAGTGATTGATAGTTCTGCCCGCCAGATTATCGAGGTGGCTTTGCGTTACGGTGTCCAAACGTTGGGTCCTGTGCCTTTGCCTACGGAAATCCAAAAACAAACAGTCAATCGTTCTTCTTTCGTCCACAAGGATGCGAGAGAACAGTTTGAACTGAGAGTTCATAAGAGATTGATTGACATATTGAATCCGGGCCAGAAAGTGATTGATGCTTTGATAAATTTGAATCTGCCTGCTGGCGTTGATATTGAGATCAAAATGTAA
- the tuf gene encoding elongation factor Tu, giving the protein MAEKEKFAREKPHLNIGSIGHVDHGKTTLTAAILKIQKLAGFKATEKSIDQIDSAPEEKARGLTINVTHVEFESEKRHYAWIDCPGHADYIKNMITGAAQMDGAVLVVSAPDGPMPQTREHILLARQVGLPAMVVFLNKCDAVDDPEMISLVESELRELLKKYGYPGDTTPIIKGSALKALAANSIDDEAAKPILELVKAIDEYISEPVREIDKPFLMAIEDVFSIAGRGTVATGRIERGIVHSNDEVELVGIKPTSKTIAVSVEMFNKILDEGRAGDNVGILLRGSKKEDVERGQVLAKPGSITPHTEFEGEVYVLTKEEGGRHTPFFTGYKPQLYFKTTDVTGEVTLPEGTEMVMPGDTVNFKAKLLTPIAMEEKQRFAIREGGRTVGAGVVTKVIK; this is encoded by the coding sequence ATGGCAGAAAAAGAAAAATTCGCAAGGGAAAAACCCCATCTAAACATAGGTTCCATCGGTCACGTTGACCATGGCAAAACCACTTTAACCGCCGCTATTCTGAAAATTCAGAAGTTGGCCGGTTTTAAAGCTACCGAAAAATCCATAGACCAGATTGACTCAGCGCCAGAGGAAAAGGCTCGTGGTTTGACAATCAACGTCACTCACGTTGAGTTTGAATCTGAAAAAAGGCATTATGCCTGGATTGATTGTCCGGGACATGCTGACTACATCAAGAACATGATTACCGGAGCTGCCCAGATGGACGGAGCAGTTTTAGTTGTTTCAGCTCCCGACGGCCCTATGCCTCAGACAAGAGAGCACATTCTTTTGGCTAGGCAAGTAGGATTGCCGGCAATGGTCGTATTTTTGAACAAGTGCGATGCAGTTGACGATCCGGAAATGATTAGCTTGGTTGAATCGGAATTAAGAGAGCTTTTAAAGAAATACGGTTATCCGGGAGATACCACTCCAATAATCAAAGGTTCAGCTTTAAAAGCTTTGGCAGCCAATTCTATTGATGATGAAGCAGCCAAGCCCATTTTAGAGCTGGTTAAAGCAATAGACGAATATATTTCAGAACCGGTCAGAGAAATTGATAAGCCCTTCTTAATGGCTATTGAAGACGTTTTCTCAATTGCCGGAAGAGGAACAGTGGCTACCGGTCGTATTGAAAGAGGAATTGTCCATTCCAACGATGAAGTGGAATTGGTTGGTATTAAGCCGACCAGCAAAACAATTGCTGTTAGCGTAGAAATGTTTAACAAGATTCTGGACGAAGGAAGAGCCGGAGACAATGTCGGCATATTGCTCAGAGGATCAAAGAAAGAAGATGTTGAAAGAGGACAGGTTTTAGCCAAGCCAGGTTCAATAACCCCCCATACTGAATTTGAAGGGGAAGTTTATGTTTTAACAAAGGAAGAAGGCGGAAGACACACTCCTTTCTTTACCGGCTACAAGCCTCAGCTTTACTTTAAAACCACTGACGTGACAGGAGAAGTGACATTGCCAGAAGGCACTGAAATGGTTATGCCGGGAGACACAGTCAATTTTAAAGCAAAGTTATTGACTCCTATTGCCATGGAAGAAAAGCAGAGATTCGCCATCAGAGAAGGCGGCAGAACCGTGGGAGCAGGCGTGGTAACAAAAGTAATTAAATAA
- the fusA gene encoding elongation factor G — MRQYPIERYRDIGIIAHIDAGKTTVTERVLFYTGISHKIGEVHDGKAIMDWMVQERERGITITSAATTCFWTPLDSEKKKENEYRINIIDTPGHIDFTVEVQRALRVLDGAVVVFDGVAGVEPQSETVWRQADKFHVPRICFINKLDRMGASFEGSFNSILQKLSPCAVALQLPIGEEAKFEGIIDLLEMKVLRFEGDFGQTIKKEELPADLIEKAKEWREKLIEKIAAEDESLLEKYLAKQEISVGELKKTLRKATIDYKLIPVFCGSALKNKGVQLMLDGVVEYLPNPTELPAVVGTDPKNGEFIEREASDDKLFCALAFKVANDPYVGTLTFFRVYSGSLKRGSYVLNTTTGEKERIGRILRMHANEREEVEEVFTGDIAATVGLKNTSTGHTLCDENSPIILEKIVFPEPVISIRIEPKTKADQEKMGTALKRLMDEDPTFRVKGDLETSETIISGMGELHLEIITDRLKREFKVEANIGRPQVAYKETVKMEAEAEGKYVRQSGGRGQYGHVFLKVEPKERGTGFEFINEIKGGIIPREFIPAVEKGVIEAADKGVVAGYPIVDLSATLFDGSFHEVDSSEMAFKIAGSMAFQSATKRAKPVLLEPIMKLEVVIPADFFGDVIGDLSARRGKIEETQDRLQMKVIDAKVPLSEMFGYATAIRSLTEGRGTFTMEFDHYDEVPGNIAQEIIEGKRR; from the coding sequence ATGAGGCAATATCCGATAGAAAGATACAGAGATATAGGGATTATCGCGCATATTGACGCCGGTAAAACAACTGTTACCGAGCGAGTTTTATTTTACACCGGCATCTCCCATAAGATAGGAGAGGTACACGACGGCAAGGCTATCATGGACTGGATGGTTCAGGAAAGGGAAAGGGGAATCACCATTACTTCTGCTGCCACCACTTGTTTTTGGACGCCTCTCGATTCAGAGAAAAAAAAGGAAAACGAATACAGGATTAATATTATCGACACTCCGGGCCACATTGATTTCACTGTTGAAGTCCAGAGAGCCTTGAGAGTTCTGGACGGAGCAGTCGTTGTTTTTGACGGCGTGGCAGGAGTGGAGCCGCAATCTGAAACTGTCTGGCGACAGGCAGATAAATTCCACGTTCCCAGGATTTGCTTTATAAATAAATTAGACAGGATGGGAGCTTCTTTTGAAGGAAGCTTTAATTCTATTCTGCAAAAGCTTTCTCCTTGCGCTGTCGCGCTTCAATTGCCCATAGGCGAGGAAGCGAAGTTTGAAGGAATAATTGATTTGCTGGAAATGAAAGTTTTGAGGTTTGAGGGTGACTTCGGTCAGACTATTAAAAAAGAGGAGCTTCCGGCAGACTTAATAGAAAAAGCTAAAGAATGGAGGGAGAAGTTGATTGAGAAAATTGCGGCAGAAGACGAATCTCTCTTGGAAAAATATTTGGCCAAGCAGGAAATTTCCGTTGGAGAGCTGAAAAAAACTTTAAGAAAAGCAACTATTGATTATAAGCTTATTCCTGTTTTTTGCGGTTCAGCTTTAAAAAACAAAGGAGTGCAGCTAATGCTTGATGGAGTAGTTGAGTATCTGCCGAATCCCACTGAGCTTCCAGCTGTCGTTGGTACAGATCCAAAAAACGGTGAGTTTATTGAAAGAGAAGCTTCGGACGACAAGCTTTTTTGCGCTTTAGCTTTTAAAGTGGCCAATGATCCTTATGTCGGCACTTTGACATTTTTCAGAGTTTATTCCGGTTCTTTAAAGCGTGGTTCTTACGTTTTAAATACGACTACCGGCGAGAAAGAAAGAATCGGCAGGATTTTAAGAATGCATGCCAATGAAAGGGAAGAGGTGGAGGAAGTTTTTACCGGAGACATCGCAGCTACCGTCGGTTTGAAAAATACTTCTACTGGCCACACTCTTTGCGACGAGAACAGTCCTATTATTCTTGAAAAGATCGTTTTCCCGGAACCTGTTATTTCAATCAGAATTGAGCCGAAAACAAAAGCTGACCAGGAAAAAATGGGCACTGCTTTAAAAAGATTGATGGACGAAGATCCGACTTTCAGGGTTAAGGGAGATTTGGAAACCAGCGAAACGATTATTTCCGGCATGGGAGAGTTGCACTTGGAAATTATTACTGACAGATTAAAAAGAGAGTTCAAGGTAGAAGCGAATATCGGCAGGCCCCAGGTTGCTTACAAAGAAACCGTTAAAATGGAAGCTGAAGCAGAAGGAAAATATGTCAGGCAGTCAGGAGGCCGGGGACAGTACGGCCATGTTTTTCTGAAAGTGGAGCCGAAAGAAAGAGGTACGGGATTTGAATTTATCAACGAGATAAAAGGCGGAATTATTCCCCGTGAATTCATTCCGGCCGTTGAAAAAGGAGTGATAGAGGCAGCTGATAAGGGGGTGGTTGCCGGCTACCCGATCGTTGATTTGTCTGCTACGCTTTTTGACGGCTCGTTCCACGAGGTTGATTCGTCGGAAATGGCTTTTAAAATTGCCGGTTCCATGGCTTTTCAATCAGCAACCAAAAGAGCTAAACCAGTATTATTGGAGCCAATTATGAAATTGGAAGTGGTTATTCCTGCTGACTTTTTCGGGGACGTTATCGGAGATTTATCAGCCAGAAGAGGCAAAATCGAAGAAACACAAGACAGATTGCAAATGAAAGTAATTGATGCTAAAGTACCTTTGTCTGAAATGTTCGGCTATGCAACCGCTATCCGTAGCTTGACTGAAGGCAGGGGAACCTTTACTATGGAATTTGACCATTATGATGAGGTTCCTGGCAATATTGCCCAGGAGATTATTGAGGGCAAAAGAAGATAA
- the rpsG gene encoding 30S ribosomal protein S7, whose product MARKKKKRIPVVPDSVYENVTVAKFINQVMRNGKKTIAEKIIYGTFDIIKEKTKKEPLEVFETAIKNASPLLEIKPKRVGGATYQVPREVRGDRMVTLAMRWIIKAAKSKKGKPMREKLAEELILASKNEGTAIKKKEDTHRMAEANRAFAHFSW is encoded by the coding sequence ATGGCTAGAAAGAAAAAAAAGAGAATACCTGTTGTTCCTGATTCCGTTTACGAGAATGTAACCGTAGCCAAATTCATCAATCAGGTGATGAGGAACGGCAAGAAAACAATAGCCGAAAAAATCATTTACGGCACTTTTGATATTATTAAAGAGAAAACAAAGAAAGAGCCTTTGGAGGTTTTTGAAACAGCTATAAAAAACGCTTCTCCTTTACTGGAGATAAAACCGAAAAGAGTCGGCGGAGCAACTTATCAGGTGCCCCGCGAAGTAAGGGGGGACAGAATGGTTACTTTGGCGATGAGATGGATAATTAAGGCAGCCAAGTCAAAAAAAGGCAAGCCGATGAGAGAAAAACTGGCTGAAGAGCTGATTTTAGCTTCAAAGAACGAAGGAACAGCCATTAAAAAGAAAGAAGATACTCATCGAATGGCAGAGGCCAACAGGGCTTTCGCTCATTTTTCTTGGTAA
- the rpsL gene encoding 30S ribosomal protein S12 yields the protein MCPTIHQLIKKGRKKAKKRTKSPALSFSFNVLKNRPKNFYSPFKRGVCLKVFTSTPKKPNSALRKVARVRLTNGMEVTAYIPGEGHNLQEHSVVVLRGGRVKDLPGVRYHIVRGVLDTAGVEGRKKQRSKYGKKREK from the coding sequence ATGTGTCCGACAATTCATCAATTAATTAAAAAAGGAAGGAAGAAAGCCAAAAAGCGCACCAAGTCGCCAGCTTTGTCTTTTAGTTTTAATGTTTTAAAGAATCGGCCCAAAAACTTTTATTCTCCTTTTAAAAGGGGAGTTTGTCTGAAGGTTTTTACTTCCACTCCCAAGAAACCAAATTCTGCTTTGAGAAAAGTAGCCAGGGTCAGGCTGACCAACGGCATGGAAGTAACGGCTTACATTCCAGGAGAAGGCCACAATCTGCAAGAGCACTCAGTGGTTGTCTTGAGAGGGGGCAGGGTTAAAGATTTGCCAGGCGTCAGATATCATATAGTCAGAGGCGTTTTAGATACGGCTGGAGTTGAAGGAAGAAAAAAACAAAGAAGCAAATACGGCAAAAAAAGAGAAAAATAA
- a CDS encoding site-2 protease family protein, with amino-acid sequence MEIVFILLILFFSIVIHEVAHGSVALHLGDETAKRAGRLTLNPIKHIDPLGTILVPLLLLFATLGKGPIIGWAKPVPINPLNFRDQRWGTLKVAIAGPATNFLLAVIFGLAIRFLSLSQPLLMLFSIIVIYNFAWAVFNLIPVPPFDGSHILFSFFPGKLLEIRRFLERYGLFVFLFFIFFGGLNLIFKSAYFLFSLVTGQPLVI; translated from the coding sequence ATGGAAATCGTTTTTATTTTATTAATTTTATTTTTTTCCATTGTCATTCATGAAGTGGCGCATGGAAGCGTTGCTTTACATTTGGGAGACGAGACGGCCAAGAGAGCCGGCCGTTTGACGCTGAACCCCATAAAGCATATTGATCCTTTGGGCACGATTCTTGTTCCTTTGCTTTTGCTTTTTGCCACTTTGGGCAAGGGACCGATTATCGGCTGGGCAAAGCCCGTGCCGATTAATCCTTTGAATTTTCGCGACCAGAGATGGGGAACATTGAAAGTAGCTATCGCTGGCCCGGCAACCAATTTTCTTCTGGCAGTAATTTTCGGATTGGCTATAAGATTTTTGTCTTTGTCCCAGCCTCTTTTGATGCTTTTCAGTATAATCGTTATATATAATTTTGCCTGGGCAGTTTTCAATCTTATTCCCGTTCCGCCCTTTGACGGTTCACATATTTTGTTCTCTTTTTTCCCGGGAAAGCTTCTTGAAATCAGAAGGTTTCTTGAAAGATACGGACTTTTTGTTTTTCTGTTCTTCATTTTCTTTGGCGGATTGAACTTAATTTTCAAGTCAGCTTATTTTCTTTTTTCTCTAGTAACCGGCCAGCCTCTTGTAATTTAA
- a CDS encoding 50S ribosomal protein L28 has protein sequence MANECPICGKKTLMVWRRVKLRGRYNPTTKTRKKPNLQWVKLPSGKRIKACTKCIKAMAKKK, from the coding sequence ATGGCAAACGAATGCCCAATCTGCGGTAAAAAAACTCTAATGGTTTGGAGAAGAGTGAAACTCCGAGGAAGATATAATCCAACAACGAAAACAAGAAAAAAACCAAATCTGCAATGGGTTAAATTGCCTTCGGGCAAAAGGATAAAAGCCTGCACGAAATGCATCAAGGCAATGGCGAAAAAGAAATAA
- a CDS encoding nucleoside monophosphate kinase produces MQFPIFKTKNPKVKATFDLNNPKEREKYFQLKVGKEIKKLREYFRKGNTFVAYLVGKKNSGKGTYSKMFAEIVDPERIEHFSIGDIIRGVDNELKDPKKKKEFFSFLEKNYRGWQSAKELVSFLEKRSTKTLLPTELILALVKREIGKRQKKTIFLDGFPRDLDQINFALFFRDLIGYREDPDFFVLINVPEKVIDERIKYRMVCPHCQTSRNFKLLPTSKIGYEAKKKEFYLLCDNPKCRGTRMVRKEGDDFGIKPIKDRLKRDGKLINQAFSLYGIPKILLRNSVPKKSAKSSVDDYEITPEYYYEWKGDKAIVKERPWLVPDDNKEPSYSLLPPPVVVSLIKQISDVLNL; encoded by the coding sequence ATGCAATTTCCAATTTTTAAAACTAAAAATCCGAAAGTAAAAGCAACTTTTGATTTGAATAATCCGAAAGAAAGAGAAAAGTACTTCCAATTGAAAGTGGGAAAAGAGATTAAAAAATTAAGGGAATATTTCAGAAAGGGGAATACTTTCGTCGCTTATCTTGTCGGCAAGAAAAATTCAGGTAAGGGAACATATTCCAAAATGTTCGCTGAGATTGTTGATCCGGAAAGAATAGAGCATTTTTCGATAGGCGATATAATTCGGGGAGTCGACAACGAACTGAAAGACCCGAAAAAGAAAAAGGAGTTTTTTTCCTTTTTGGAAAAGAATTATCGCGGCTGGCAGTCAGCTAAAGAGTTGGTGTCTTTTTTGGAAAAAAGAAGTACAAAAACCCTTTTGCCGACAGAATTGATACTAGCTTTGGTAAAAAGAGAGATCGGAAAAAGACAGAAAAAAACTATTTTTCTTGACGGCTTTCCCAGGGATTTAGACCAAATAAACTTTGCTTTATTTTTTAGGGATTTAATCGGCTATCGTGAGGACCCCGACTTTTTTGTTTTGATTAACGTACCGGAAAAGGTGATTGACGAAAGGATAAAATACAGGATGGTTTGTCCTCATTGTCAGACTTCAAGAAATTTTAAATTATTGCCCACTTCCAAAATAGGCTATGAGGCAAAGAAAAAAGAATTCTATCTGCTTTGCGACAACCCAAAGTGTAGGGGAACGAGAATGGTTCGCAAGGAAGGCGATGATTTCGGCATAAAGCCGATCAAAGACAGATTAAAAAGAGACGGGAAACTGATTAACCAGGCTTTTTCCCTTTATGGTATTCCCAAGATTCTTCTAAGGAATTCTGTTCCTAAGAAATCTGCTAAAAGCTCTGTTGACGATTACGAGATTACCCCGGAATATTATTACGAATGGAAAGGAGATAAAGCAATCGTTAAAGAAAGGCCTTGGCTTGTTCCAGATGATAACAAAGAACCCTCTTACAGCTTGCTTCCGCCGCCGGTTGTCGTTTCTTTGATAAAGCAAATCAGCGATGTTTTAAATTTGTGA